The proteins below are encoded in one region of Saccopteryx leptura isolate mSacLep1 chromosome 1, mSacLep1_pri_phased_curated, whole genome shotgun sequence:
- the PRSS35 gene encoding inactive serine protease 35 encodes MENTLFWLIFFTLGWTLINGSEMEQNLMWHLRKVPRVVSERTFHLTSPTFEADAKMVLKKVCGIECQKELPAPSLSDLEDSLSYETVAENGTRTLTRVKVQGVVIEPTQNITTKGGSVRRRRQVYGTDSRFSILDKRFLTNFPFNTAVKLSTGCSGVLVSPSHVLTAAHCVHDGRDYIKGSKKLRVGLLKMRNKGVGKKRRGSKRSRREANAGDQREGSKENLKGRATAGRRKGSARGQRAAEGKPSFQWTRVKKTHIPKGWATGGKGDAALDYDYALLELKRAHKKKYMELGISPTIKKLPGGMIHFSGFDHDRADQLVYRFCSVSDESNDLLYQYCDAESGSTGSGVYLRLKEPNKKNWKRKIIAVYSGHQWVDVHGVQKDYNVAVRITPLKYAQICLWIHGDGANCTYG; translated from the coding sequence atggaaaatacacTATTTTGGTTGATATTTTTCACCCTTGGGTGGACCCTCATCAATGGATCGGAGATGGAACAGAATTTGATGTGGCATTTGAGGAAAGTACCCCGGGTTGTCAGTGAAAGAACTTTCCATCTCACTAGCCCCACCTTTGAGGCAGATGCTAAGATGGTGTTAAAGAAAGTGTGCGGCATTGAATGCCAGAAAGAACTCCCAGCTCCCAGCCTTTCTGACCTGGAAGATTCTCTTTCCTATGAGACTGTCGCTGAGAATGGCACCCGAACCTTGACCAGAGTGAAAGTTCAAGGTGTGGTCATTGAGCCAACTCAAAACATCACCACAAAAGGAGGGTCTGTTAGGAGAAGGAGACAGGTGTACGGCACAGACAGCAGGTTCAGCATCTTGGACAAAAGATTCTTGACTAATTTCCCTTTCAATACAGCTGTGAAACTCTCCACCGGCTGCAGTGGCGTTCTGGTCTCCCCCAGTCATGTTCTAACTGCTGCCCACTGTGTGCACGATGGGAGGGACTACATTAAAGGGAGTAAAAAGCTTAGGGTAGGGTTGTTGAAGATGAGGAATAAAGGAGTTGGCAAGAAGCGTAGGGGTTCTAAGAGGAGCAGGAGAGAAGCTAATGCTGGTGACCAAAGAGAGGGTAGCAAAGAGAATCTGAAGGGGAGGGCCACAGCTGGCAGAAGGAAGGGATCTGCCCGGGGTCAGAGAGCCGCTGAGGGCAAGCCCTCCTTCCAGTGGACCCGGGTCAAGAAGACCCACATTCCCAAAGGCTGGGCCACAGGCGGCAAGGGCGATGCGGCCCTGGACTATGACTACGCTCTTCTGGAGCTGAAGCGCGCtcacaaaaagaaatacatgGAACTAGGAATCAGTCCAACCATCAAGAAGCTGCCGGGGGGGATGATCCACTTCTCAGGATTTGATCACGATAGAGCAGATCAGTTGGTCTACCGGTTTTGTAGCGTGTCCGATGAATCCAACGATCTCCTCTACCAATACTGCGATGCCGAGTCAGGCTCCACTGGTTCCGGGGTCTACCTGCGTCTCAAAGAGCCCAACAAAAAGAATTGGAAGCGCAAAATCATTGCGGTCTATTCAGGCCACCAGTGGGTGGATGTCCACGGTGTTCAAAAGGACTACAACGTAGCGGTGCGCATCACTCCCCTCAAGTACGCCCAGATTTGCCTCTGGATTCACGGAGATGGTGCCAACTGTACTTACGGATAA